One window from the genome of Phalacrocorax aristotelis chromosome 20, bGulAri2.1, whole genome shotgun sequence encodes:
- the FAM229A gene encoding protein FAM229A, with protein sequence MMQAPRGLNMSSQRAPQARRFPIEAGDCPSSALPPEMQEPVGAERSVGRQLRRCPGSHCLTLPNVPIDVFIAMGRSDRPRTT encoded by the exons ATGATGCA AGCTCCGAGG GGCCTGAACATGAGCTCCCAGCGGGCACCACAGGCTCGGAGGTTCCCCATCGAGGCAGGCGACTgtcccagctcagctctgcctcctgAAATGCAGGAGCCGGTAGGCGCCGAGCGGTCTGTGGGAAG GCAGCTGCGGCGATGCCCCGGCAGCCACTGCCTGACACTGCCCAACGTCCCCATTGACGTATTCATtgccatgggaaggagtgacaGGCCTCGCACCACCTAA
- the TSSK3 gene encoding testis-specific serine/threonine-protein kinase 3 codes for MEGFLLAKGYQLGRTIGEGMYSKVKEAFSQKHQKKVAIKIIDKKEGPEEFIQRFLPRELQIVTHLDHRNIIRVHEMLESTEGKICLVMELAEDGDIFDYVLHEGPLPEPRARALFRQLVEAIQYCHDCGVAHRDLKCENALLQGHTLKLTDFGFAKLLPRDRRELSWTFCGSTAYAAPEVLQGVPHDSCKGDVWSMGVILYVLLCARLPFDDTDIPKMLHQQQKGVSIPRHLGISRECQNLLKMLLEPDMTLRPSIRGVSRHPWLTNP; via the exons ATGGAGGGTTTTTTGCTTGCCAAAGGCTACCAGCTCGGCAGGACCATTGGGGAGGGGATGTACTCCAAAGTCAAGGAGGCTTTTTCACAAAAGCACCAGAAGAAAGTAGCGATTAAAATAATTGATAAGAAAGAAGGCCCAGAAG AGTTTATTCAGAGATTTCTGCCCCGGGAGCTCCAGATTGTCACGCACTTGGACCACAGGAACATCATCCGCGTGCATGAGATGCTGGAATCCACAGAGGGGAAGATCTGCCTCGTGATGGAGCTGGCGGAGGATGGGGACATCTTTGACTATGTGCTCCATGAAGGTCCCCTGCCCGAGCCACGTGCCAGGGCACTCTTCCGCCAGCTGGTTGAGGCCATCCAGTACTGCCATGACTGCGGGGTGGCCCACCGCGACCTCAAGTGCGAGaatgccctgctgcagggccaCACCTTGAAGCTGACGGATTTTGGCTTTGCCAagctgctccccagggaccgcagggagctgagctggaccttctgtggcagcacagcctaCGCGGCGCCCGAGGTGCTGCAGGGCGTGCCCCACGACAGCTGCAAGGGTGATGTCTGGAGCATGGGTGTCATCCTCTACGTCCTGCTGTGTGCCCGCCTGCCCTTTGACGACACCGACATCCCCAAGATGCTgcaccagcagcagaaaggtGTCTCCATCCCCAGGCACCTGGGGATCTCCAGGGAATGCCAGAACCTCCTGAAAATGCTCCTGGAACCAGACATGACCCTGAGACCCTCCATCAGGGGGGTCAGCAGGCACCCATGGCTGACTAACCCCTGA
- the BSDC1 gene encoding BSD domain-containing protein 1 isoform X2, translating to MAEGEEAGWWRSWLQQSYQAVKEKSTEALEFMKRDLAEFTHVVQHDTACTIAATASVVKDKLARTEGSSGATEKVRKGLSDFLSVISDTFAPSPDKTIDCDVITLMATPTGSTEPYDSAKARLYSLQSDPATYCNEPDGPAELLEAWLSQFNLEEKKGEIAELLATSPSIRALYTKMVPVAVSHSEFWQRYFYKLHRLEQDEARREALKQRAEQSIHQEEPGWEEDEEEFLGMSPLPCANMKFPEAAEKESVPAALEGSHPTAHKGPSEESWAVLPPEPAPVERSPSESSESISLVTQIANPASVPAAQLQTGVQPAGTGDLSQRLLEATTEEQNSRPKPPEPGRLSAPAPESAASSEKPTVTELKEVESKAQGRTETLREEGPTDLRVFELNSDSGKSTPSNNGKKGSSTDISEDWEKDFDLDMTEEEVQLALSKVEVSGELEDEEWEDWE from the exons TCCACAGAAGCTTTGGAATTCATGAAACGGGACCTGGCTGAGTTCACTCATGTAGTGCAGCATGACACAGCCTGCACTATTGCTGCTACGGCCAGCGTGGTCAAGGACAAGCTGGCA aggACAGAAGGTTCCTCAGGTGCGACTGAAAAAGTGAGGAAAGGGCTTTCTGACTTCCTGAGTGTCATCTCAGATACGTTTGCTCCCTCGCCCGATAAAACCATTGACTGCGATGTCATAACACTGATGGCAACACCCACAGGTAGCACAGAGCCCTATGACAGCGCCAAG gcTCGCCTCTACAGCCTCCAGTCGGACCCAGCCACCTACTGCAACGAACCTGATG GCCCCGCTGAGCTCCTTGAGGCCTGGCTTTCTCAGTTTAACCTagaggagaagaaaggggaGATCGCAGAGCTGCTGGCCACCAGCCCTTCCATCCGGGCTCTCTACACCAAAATG GTTCCCGTGGCTGTTTCCCATTCTGAATTCTGGCAGCGCTACTTCTATAAATTGCATCGCCTGGAGCAG GATGAGGCCCGGAGGGAGGCTCTGAAGCAGCGAGCGGAGCAGAGCATTCACCAAGAGGAGCCAGGCTGGGAAGAGGATGAAG AGGAGTTCTTGGGGATGTCACCCCTGCCTTGTGCAAACATGAAAtttccagaagcagcagagaaggaatctgtccctgcagccctggaggGAAGCCACCCCACTGCTCACAAGGGACCCTCAGAGGAAAGCTGGGCCGTCCTCCCTCCGGAGCCAGCCCCAGTGGAAAGGAGCCCCTCAGAGAGCAGTgagagcatctcccttgtgactCAGATTGCAAACCCTGCCTCTGTGCCTGCTGCGCAGCTACAGACTGGAGTGCAACCAGCTGGGACCGGAGACCTCTCTCAGAGGCTGCTGGAGGCCACCACAGAAGAGCAGAACTCCCGGCCAAAGCCCCCAGAACCTGGTCGTCTTTCTGCACCTGCCCCAGAGTCAGCAGCATCCTCAGAGAAACCTACTGTTACAGAGCTCAAAGAGGTGGAGAGCAAAGCCCAGGGCAGGACAGAGACTCTGAGAGAGGAGGGACCAACAGATCTACGAGTTTTTGAGCTGAACTCGGATAGTGGGAAGTCCACTCCCTCCAACAATGGCAAAAAAg GCTCCAGCACGGATATCAGCGAAGACTGGGAAAAGGACTTTGATCTGGATATGACTGAAGAGGAGGTGCAGCTGGCGCTCTCGAAGGTGGAAGTGTCTGGGGAG TTGGAAGATGAAGAGTGGGAAGACTGGGAATAA
- the BSDC1 gene encoding BSD domain-containing protein 1 isoform X1: MAEGEEAGWWRSWLQQSYQAVKEKSTEALEFMKRDLAEFTHVVQHDTACTIAATASVVKDKLARTEGSSGATEKVRKGLSDFLSVISDTFAPSPDKTIDCDVITLMATPTGSTEPYDSAKARLYSLQSDPATYCNEPDGPAELLEAWLSQFNLEEKKGEIAELLATSPSIRALYTKMVPVAVSHSEFWQRYFYKLHRLEQDEARREALKQRAEQSIHQEEPGWEEDEGPSPAAADPAALSALLCLLKHLSLLFCLPTEEFLGMSPLPCANMKFPEAAEKESVPAALEGSHPTAHKGPSEESWAVLPPEPAPVERSPSESSESISLVTQIANPASVPAAQLQTGVQPAGTGDLSQRLLEATTEEQNSRPKPPEPGRLSAPAPESAASSEKPTVTELKEVESKAQGRTETLREEGPTDLRVFELNSDSGKSTPSNNGKKGSSTDISEDWEKDFDLDMTEEEVQLALSKVEVSGELEDEEWEDWE; this comes from the exons TCCACAGAAGCTTTGGAATTCATGAAACGGGACCTGGCTGAGTTCACTCATGTAGTGCAGCATGACACAGCCTGCACTATTGCTGCTACGGCCAGCGTGGTCAAGGACAAGCTGGCA aggACAGAAGGTTCCTCAGGTGCGACTGAAAAAGTGAGGAAAGGGCTTTCTGACTTCCTGAGTGTCATCTCAGATACGTTTGCTCCCTCGCCCGATAAAACCATTGACTGCGATGTCATAACACTGATGGCAACACCCACAGGTAGCACAGAGCCCTATGACAGCGCCAAG gcTCGCCTCTACAGCCTCCAGTCGGACCCAGCCACCTACTGCAACGAACCTGATG GCCCCGCTGAGCTCCTTGAGGCCTGGCTTTCTCAGTTTAACCTagaggagaagaaaggggaGATCGCAGAGCTGCTGGCCACCAGCCCTTCCATCCGGGCTCTCTACACCAAAATG GTTCCCGTGGCTGTTTCCCATTCTGAATTCTGGCAGCGCTACTTCTATAAATTGCATCGCCTGGAGCAG GATGAGGCCCGGAGGGAGGCTCTGAAGCAGCGAGCGGAGCAGAGCATTCACCAAGAGGAGCCAGGCTGGGAAGAGGATGAAG gtcccagcccagctgcagccgACCCTGCTGCACtgtcagctctgctgtgcttgCTGAAACATCTATCGcttctcttctgccttcctACAGAGGAGTTCTTGGGGATGTCACCCCTGCCTTGTGCAAACATGAAAtttccagaagcagcagagaaggaatctgtccctgcagccctggaggGAAGCCACCCCACTGCTCACAAGGGACCCTCAGAGGAAAGCTGGGCCGTCCTCCCTCCGGAGCCAGCCCCAGTGGAAAGGAGCCCCTCAGAGAGCAGTgagagcatctcccttgtgactCAGATTGCAAACCCTGCCTCTGTGCCTGCTGCGCAGCTACAGACTGGAGTGCAACCAGCTGGGACCGGAGACCTCTCTCAGAGGCTGCTGGAGGCCACCACAGAAGAGCAGAACTCCCGGCCAAAGCCCCCAGAACCTGGTCGTCTTTCTGCACCTGCCCCAGAGTCAGCAGCATCCTCAGAGAAACCTACTGTTACAGAGCTCAAAGAGGTGGAGAGCAAAGCCCAGGGCAGGACAGAGACTCTGAGAGAGGAGGGACCAACAGATCTACGAGTTTTTGAGCTGAACTCGGATAGTGGGAAGTCCACTCCCTCCAACAATGGCAAAAAAg GCTCCAGCACGGATATCAGCGAAGACTGGGAAAAGGACTTTGATCTGGATATGACTGAAGAGGAGGTGCAGCTGGCGCTCTCGAAGGTGGAAGTGTCTGGGGAG TTGGAAGATGAAGAGTGGGAAGACTGGGAATAA